The DNA region AATGGAAGATGCATTTGCTGCTGCTGAAAAAGCGAAAGATGCTGATGGGGTCGTGGCTTATTACAGTGATGATGCTGTAAGTTATAGCCGTAACGAAGAGCCTGCTTCTGGGAAAGCTGCAATTAAAGAAAAAATTGCAAAAGGAATCGCCAAAGACACAACAGGAAACTACAATGTTTATAAAGTGGTTGATCTGTTTGCAGAAGGTAATACTGCAATAGAAATCGGCTCATGGACCGTTATGAATCCTGCCGGAGCGGAAGTAAAAAAAGGACATTACATGTCTTATTTTCAAAAACGAGATGGTAAATACGTCTGTGTCCGGGATATGAATGTAAGTTCTATGCCTGAATCTGAAAAGCAATAAAATTATACTAATTACAAATTTACTCCAACGAATTATTAAAAGGGTATTACTGCAAAAGAAGAATAAAGCAATTCATCTGATGCGTCCCAATATTCATTAGTTTGGAATAGTATTTAAAAATAAAACCTCGGTTGATAATTTCAACCGAGGTTTTATTTTTAAATACTAAGTACTTTCTGTATTGAGAATGAACTATAGCGAATGTTCAGAAATTATTTATTCCAAATCTTGACCGCAATTATTGCAAAAAATAAAGTATATGCATAGCGAACATATTCATAAAAAGCCGTGCTGGAATCCCAAATCAACATAATTGTAATCCCGGCAGCGCCAAAAATGACAGC from Saprospiraceae bacterium includes:
- a CDS encoding nuclear transport factor 2 family protein, encoding MKNQIYAFLGMLTLLLTSCAAPVEPPKAIDMDQLKVEIQKMEDAFAAAEKAKDADGVVAYYSDDAVSYSRNEEPASGKAAIKEKIAKGIAKDTTGNYNVYKVVDLFAEGNTAIEIGSWTVMNPAGAEVKKGHYMSYFQKRDGKYVCVRDMNVSSMPESEKQ